The sequence below is a genomic window from Chitinivibrionia bacterium.
AAGGACGGTTTTTGTTTCGTTTTTTTCTTTGTTTTCGTAGCCGATGCTGAGGTTTTCGCAGCGAAACGGAACGCTTCCGCAAGGCGTTGCAGGCGGAATTCTAAACGACAATTTCGCGTCAAAACAGTGTTGTTCGGGCAGTTCTTCTCGGAGTTTTTCGAGCAGTTTTATTCGCGATTGCGCCTGCGACGCTTTTGTCGCCTTGCTTTTGAAACGCTCTACAAAACGCTCGTTTCGGTCGATTTGTTCCTGCAAATTTTTGGCGCGTTTTTCCTCGGTTTCTTCTTGCGACGTTCTCCATTCGCGGTATTTTGAGACATTTCCTTTGTATTCAATGACCTGCTTGCCGCTGATTTCGAGCGTATGCGTGCAAATCCTGTCCAAAAACGCTTTGTCGTGCGAAATTATCAGCATTCCGCCGCCGAATTTGCCCAAAAAGTTCTCGAGCCATATAACTGTGTCCATATCCAAATGGTTTGTCGGCTCGTCCAAAAGCAGAAAATCGGGCGATAAAAGCAAGAGGCGCGCAAGAAGCGCCCGCATTCGATAGCCGCCCGAAAATTCGCGGATATTTTTTGTCTGCATTTCGTTGGTAATTCCAAGCCCCGCCAAAATCGTCGCCGCTCGCGAATTAAGCGTGTAAACGTCGTTAATGTGAATTTTGTCGAGCATTTCGGAATATTTTTCGAGGTCGGCGGCGGCGTGCGCTTGCGGATTTTCCAAAAATTCCAGCATTTCCTTAAACGGCTCCAGCATATATTCGATAGGCGTAAAGTCGCCCGTTTCTTCCTGTTCTTGCGGAAGATAGCCGATTTTGAACGTGCTTGCAAACGAGACGTTTCCGCTGTCCGCCTGTTCCAAGCCCGAAAGCATTCTGAGGAATATGGTTTTCCCCGTTCCGTTGTTGCCGATAAGCGCGTATCGATTGCCCGATTGAAGCGAAAGATTTACATTTTCGTAAAGAAGTTTCTCCGAAAACCGCTTGGAAATGTTGCTTATTTGTATCATTTTTGCGCTCCTATCAATGAATTTTTTGCGAAATTTTCGGATTTTTCTGCTTTACTTTTATGTTAAAATACGTTTTGCCGAAAGAAACAATTCTTGAAATTTTCAATTTCTCAAAAAATCCGCTCTTCTATCAAAAAAAGTCAATATTTTGCGAAATTTTCGTTTTTTTCCGCTTTACTCTTGACTTTTTCTTGTAAATTATAGTATATTCGTTGTATGTAGTCGGCGAGATTTCGGTGCTGTTGTGAGCATAACCGAATGAAGGGAGCTCTGAATACACAACTATTCACTGTTCGGACCCGACTAATTTAAGGGAGATAGGTTTTACTTATCTCCCGTTTTTTTATAGATGAGATTTCCAAACCTATGACCGTTCATATCTTTTCTCGAACAATGCATCATATTCCAAAAGACACTGCCGTCATTAAAGTATTTAATAATGACCATAAAATCTCGTTTTCCATTGAACAATGAAATATATCTTCTTTTTACGACAAATTCTTCTCGTATTTCCCATATTTCATAAGGGTTTGTCAATGTTGGAAATACAAAGTTGACATATCTTTCTCTTGCGTCTAATCTTTTTTCAACAATGTGCGGCAAATATTCTTCCTGTATTTTCACCTCGCCAATTGGAGTAAAAACGATTTTTTCTTTACTGCCGCAAAGGAGAACTTTTTTCAAAACTGCAAACGCTGCTTCAAGTGTTTTATGGTCTTCGAGAATTAAGGGTTGTTCTTCTATAAGTACTCTTTCTTCTCTCAAATCGCAGAGACCGAGATTTCGCCAATTATTAGTGTTTTCTTTTGTCATAATCCTAACTTTTTGTTAAATAGTAGAGGGAAAATACGTTTTGCCAAAAGAAACAATTCTCGAAAACAACAAAATTCTCCCTCAAATCAAGATTTCTCCCACTTTTCCATAGGCAAATATTATTTTCCCGATACCAAGAATGACAAATTGAAGGGATTTTATTCCTGCAATTTATCGATTTTTTTTGCTTTTAAGAAAAATAACAGATGGACTTTAGGCTGTCCTGCATTGTCTGTTATTTCTTAAATAATCGATATAATCGTCATTCTTGGTAAAATGTATGGTTTACGGCAGAACAGCCTTTGCTGTTTTGTCAGAATTTTAACAATTTATTAGGAGGGTCGCATTATGAAAATGCAGACAAAGCGGTTATTTGGGATTTTGGCGGTAGTGGTTGGTATGGTATTCTGGGCGGGGTGTGCGCTTGAAGACGATGAAACTAGTGGTGGAACAACTGGCGGTGGAGGAGGTGGTGGTGGAATGCCGAGAATTACAATTCAAAATAATACTGGTATGTCTATAGACTTATCACAGATAAAGTTGTCTTCTTCGACAGATTGGACTAATATACATCGGTTTAATAATCATAATGACGGTGCTTCTTGGACACATACTTTTTCTCAACCATTACCCGCGAATAGTCGTTTTGATATCAGATTGAGATCAGGTAATATAACATTTGTAAGGTATCGAGTTTCATTGTCGAACGGAACAACTGTTAGATTTACAGATAATGATTTTACCGATGAAAGATATCTTCCGAGAATAACAGTTCTGAATAGAACTGGGACATCATTGAATAATCTTTTGATAAAACCATCTTCTGTAAATGACTGGGGAAACAGCTTTGGTAGTATTAGTAGCAATAGTTTTCGAACTGAAACTATCTCTATTCCACCCTCAAGTTATACAGTGTTTGATATTCAAGTAAGTTCAACAAGCCCCGCTACTACGTATACAATGAGAAATGTGACTGTATCAGACGGAACATCTTTAATGTTCACTCGTGCAAATGCAGATACTCAACCGCTTTCAGGAATGCCTACTATTGTGGTTCAAAACAATACTGGTATGCCTATAGGACGGTCTCAAATAAAACCATCTTCCACAACAGATTGGAACAATATTCATGGTGGGTTTAATTACGCTGACGGAGCTTCTTGGACACATACTTTTTCTCAGCCGTTATCTGTTAATAATAGGTTTGATATTCGATTGAGTTCAGGCTCACAAGTATTTACGAGAAGCAATATCACCGTTACTGACGGTATGCTTATTCCGTTTACAATGAGTCATTTAGATTAAAAGGAAACAAGTGATTATGTTTTTTTATTTGCTTGTTTTATTATTCTTAGTCAGTTGCTCTAACGATTTGGGCGGCAACGCCCAAATCGACTGGAACACAGCCGACATCAGAATAACCACCCCCGCCCAACTGCGCGAACTCCGCGACAGCGTAAACGCAGGAAACAGTTTTGAAAACCGAACAATCACCCTCGCCAACTCCCTCGACCTCGGCAACAACGAAACCAACCAATGGACGCCAATCGGCACAGAATACCACCCGTTCCGAGGCACATTCAACGGAAACGGCAATTTCATAAGAGGACTTTTTATCAACTCCAACACACGCCATCAAGGACTTTTCGGCGTTGTCGGTAATGCGGGAGTTGTAAAAAACCTCGGCGTAATCGTCGAAATTCTCGGAAACGGTCGATATGTCGGCGGACTTGCAGGAGCAAATCACGGTGTAATCGAGAAATCATACGCCACAGGAACAATAAGCGGCGACAACACAGTCGGCGGTTTGGTGGGAACTAACCACGCCGACGGTATTATCGAAAACTCTTACGCTTTGACGAGCATAAGCGGAAATGCAAGACCTGCCAACTTCGGCGGTTTAGCAGGGAACAACAGCGGGATTCTTGTTAATTCTTATTTTTCGGGAAATGTCAGCGGTTGGCAGAATGTCGGCTTGTTGGTTGGGGCTAACAGCGACCGAGGCATAATCGGCAATAGTTATGCTTCGGGAAGTGTAAACGGAACGGTATCGGTCGGCGGACTTGTCGGAATTTCGAGCGAAGAGGCGACTGTTTGCTCGAATTCCGCTGAAAGAACGCCTGCGCAAATGATGTGGCAAGGCACTTTTTCGGGCTGGAATTTCACCGACATTTGGGGAATTGAGGCAAGCAGAAACGACGGGCTTCCGTTTTTATGGGTGTTTCGATGGTAGAAAGATTAACGAAAACACTGACTTTTCAATAAAAACGAGCGGGCGCAAAAAAATCCGCTCGTTTATAAAAAAAGCCAATATTTTATGATTTTCTTACAGTTTTTCTGTTTTACTTAAGTTGTTCTGCCGCGTCATTTTATTTACTTAATATACGTTTTGCCTATAATAAAAAGGGGCGAAAGATTTTTCGCCCCTGCAAATTGCCCGCGCGACAAGCGCTTACATCCTCGAAATCTCTCTTTCCAGAACGCTTACTCTGCCCTCTTTCTTGAGACCGTACACTACGCCGAACAAGTCGCTTTCGCTTACGCCCAAAAGGTCTGAAAGCACCTTGTCGATGGTGGTTTTGCCGCCGTTTGCTTCAAGGTTTTTTATGACCGCTTGCTCGTATTTGTATTCTATGCGACTTTCGTTTTTCATTTCGGCGGTGTGCATTTTTTGGACTTTTGCGCCGATTTCGCACAAAATATGCTCGTAAACTTTTTCGCCTTTTACGTAAGTCGCGTTTTTGTCTTCCGTGCCCGAATTTCGCATAAAGAGAACGCCCAGCAACTTGTCGCCGTCCAAAATGTTCATATAAAGAACGTTCAAATCCTCTTTGTCTTCGTATTTGATTACGGTGTTTTTCGGGAGTTTTCCTGCCGATATTGCCGCGCTTACTTCTTTTTCCACGAGTTCTTTGTCTTTGTTCCAGATTGCACTGCCGCGGTAATGGCGCGTTTTATCAACAAAGAACACATAGTATGTCTTTGAAAAGCCCGGCTCAAACGGCTCAATAATTTTTTCTTCGCTAAGACCAAGTTCTTTTATTGCCCAAATCGACCAAAGACCCGTTAAAAGCCCCACGCCCGAAAGCAATGTTTTGGTGTTGCCTTGCGGGTCTTTTACTTCTATCGGACAAATTAAATGCCCCGAAATTTCAAGACCAACCAAAACATAACCGTCCTTAAAGTTGCCTATCCATTTGTCGCCGACCGAAACTACGCGCGTGCTGAGCCCCAAGTTTTTAGCCGCCGCCGAAGCAGTCATAATGTCGGATTCGATGGTCGATAAAAACCAAAGGTCGCTTGGTTTGCTTGGGCATTCTTTGCAATTCGTGTAATAAGGCAAAAGGCATTCCGCCAAAATATAGCCGCATTTATCGCCGTCCAAAACATAGATGTCGTCGTCTTTTTTGCTGTAATAAAGCACAAATCCGCGGTCGCCGTCGCCGTCGCAAGCAATTCCGTAAACCGTGCCCGCAGGCGATTTTCTGCCCTCGTCGAATATTTTTTTGACGGTCGGAATATGCTTGTCGTATTCTTTTCCGCTGTAAAATTCCGTGCCCTCGATTTCCGCAACTCCAACGCCGCGGTTAATGTTGTCGCCCGTGCATTTTTCGTTTACGCTTATATATTTTACGCCGAGTTTTTCGAAAACTTTTCTGCCGATTGTATCGGTTGCGCCGTTTGCCGAGTCGAAAATTATTGTTAAGCCGTCAAAAGAGGTCTTGCATTCTTCTATGCCGCAGTCCTGCAAAATCCAATTTATGCTGTCTTCTTCCGCGTTTATTTCCGAAACTTTGCCTGTCGCCGCGGGAAGTTTTTCGAGCATACAATAATTATACATATACGCCGACAAAACGTAGTCGCCCAAGTCGCCCTCGGGAACTAATTTTTTGCCGTCGATGAAGAATTTAATGCCGTTTTGATTGCTCGGATTGTGCGAAGCCGTGAGGCAGGCGCCCGCGACATGTCCGAGTTGCAGGTTTTTCCAAGGAATAATCGCCGTCGGCACAACGCCCAAATCTATTACGTTCAGTCCTGCTTTGGCAAATCCCGAGCGAACGTGGTTGTTTAATATCCAATCGTAAGCCAAATCGCGCCCGTCGTTTCCGATAACCGCTGTATCGCCCGGATTAACGATTTTTTTGTCCAAAAGAATTTTTGCAAACGAATAAGAGGTGATTTCGACCAAATCGGGTGTAAACGCGTTGTCTTTGAGCAAATCCGCGATAAAATTCTCGTTTGTTTTCACCACGACTTTACCGCGCACGCCGTCGGTTCCCATATAATTTACGCGCGCCATAGTGAACGCCGTGTCGATTTTTTCGCTTTCGCTCGCGTTCGACGAGTTATACAAAGTCGCCGCTTTTGGCAAATCCACGCAGACCGCCGTCGGATATTTTTCGAGCCAATCGCTTGAAAGCAGTGCAGAAACCGCTTTTTCGTCCGACACATTGTTGCCTATAACAAACTTCTTGCTTTTCGCCAAGTTTTCAAGTTTGCTTTTGAATTTTCCGCTCAAATCCTCAAAAATTTTGATGTCCATAAAAGAACCCCTCCTAAAATTTAACGTTTTATTCGTTGTAGAAAATACTATTCGCCACTATAAAAAAGAACGTAATTTTTACGTTCCCTTGAAAAAATCGAATAAAAAGGCGATTGCTAAGGCAATATATGAGTACCTCGCAGAGGCAAATATTATTTTTATCTAAAAATTAAGGATAAAAACAATGAAAATCATAGCCATTGACGCAGGGAATACGCATTTACGCATTGCAAAAATTGACACAGATTTTTTGCAAAACATCGAAATTATTCACTCTGATTACGAGGGAATTTTTGCGCTTATCGAAAAATTGCAAGAAGGCGAAAATTTGCCGATTTCTGTGGCAAGCGTTGTGCCGCGAGGGAGAGAATTAAGCGATAAATTAAACGAATGCGGAAAAAAAACGATTTTTTGTGTTCGTGAAATGGCGAAAGATTTGCAAATAAACTATGCCGAAACGCTCGGTATCGACAGAATTGTCGATGCTGTTGCGGGGCTTGCGCTTTTTCCTGAACGCGACCTTGTTGTTATCGATTCGGGAACGGCGACGACCGTCGATTGCGTTAGTGCCGACAGAAAATTTTTAGGTGGATTTATTTTGCCGGGGATAAAAATAACTTCGGAGGCAATTCACGAAAAAACAGCGCTACTTCCTAAATTAAGTCCGTATGAGCTTCGATTTAATGAAATGCCCAACGATACATTTTCCGCAGTGTCAGCAGGACTTATCGCCGATTGTGCGGGAGGAATAGAGTATGCGATTGATTTTTGCGTCGAAAAACTGAACAAACCGCTCATAATTGCTTGCGGCGGTGGTTGGGAGATAGTTAAAAGCTTTGTCAGAAGAGAAATAAAAGCAGTCCCCGAACTTACGTTGGCAGGGACTGCTATTTTTGGTGTTTCTGTTATCGAAAATAATTAGTATTTTTCCAAAAATTCTTTACGATGTCCTTTCATTATTATCTTTTTCGCTTCTTCCAGTTTTTCCATTTTTTTTGCATCCATTTTGGCGATAAACTGGGTAATTAACTCATAATGCGGCATAAGCTTGCCTCTAAGACCGTTTATCTTGTCTATCCTATGGGCAAATTTGCGCTCATCAAGTTCGGAAATCATTTTGTCCATTTCGGCAAATTCTTTTTCCATTCTTTCTGCCGCTGCTCTCAACGGACGCTTTTTCTCTTCAAATAAATCCGAGATAATTTTTAACGCAAACTTTGCTTTGTCGGTGTGTACCGGCTCCTGCTTAATTTTGTTTGCTTGTCCGTTGACAAACACTGCCGCATTTTCTTCAAGCGGTAGAAGGGTCTTTTCATAGCCTTCTATTTCTAATACATATTCCTCAATATATCTCTTCTTTTCATCAGACAGAGTGAGCAATTTTCCACTTTCACTTCTTTCTTGCATAAGCATATATTAACCTCTCTTAAGTTATAGTGTTCTTTTTTATTTTACAATTCTGTCCTGCGGCTCAGCACATCGATCGCATAAGCGGCAAATTTCAAAGAATTGTATGTATTACTCCGCTTTTGTTCCTTCTGCGACAGCATTGTTATATGCACCGATAATTCGTGTTTCAATTATACTTCTTGTTTCGTTGTTAATCGGATGCGCAATATCTTGATATGTACCGTCAGGTTTACGATGGCTGGGCATTGATACAAACAGCCCCTCGTCTCCTTCAACAATTCTGATACCACGAACCACAAAACTGTCATCAAAAGTGATGTTGGCAAAACCGCGTAAACGTCCTTCGCCTTCTCTTTGTGTTATCCGCACTTCTGTAATTTCCATAAAACCCTCCGAGTTTCAATGTTAAATCATAATGATACTTGCTAATACTTTTTTAAAAAAAATATTGGGATAAATATAATACTTGGTTAAATGCAGAGTGTTAGTAAAAAAGGTTATTTTTTGAAAATTCGTGAATTTTATTGTTTTTTACTCCTAAATAATATTATTTTGATGGGTAAAGAAGGGAGTTTTTATGATACAGGCAAGAGAAATGAAGGGTTCGGAAATTCTTATAGAGGCTTTGCGCAAGGAAAAGGTCGATGTGATCTTCGGTTATCCGGGGGGAGCTGTCATACCAATTTTTGACGCTTTTTACGACTGCAAGGACATAGACGTAGTCCTGACCCGCCACGAACAGGGTGCAGCCCACGCCGCCGACGGATACGCTCGCGCCACGGGAAAAGTAGGCGTTTGTTTGGCGACGTCGGGACCGGGCGCAACCAATTTGGTTACGGGAATTGCAACGGCGTATCTGGACAGTATTCCTATGGTGGCAATCACAGGACAAGTCGCAGGCGCGCTTTTGGGAACGGACGCTTTTCAGGAAGCTGATATGGTCGGAATTACGCGCTCGATAACCAAGCACAATTTTTTGGTAAAAGACGTAAAAGATATTGCGACAACCATACGAAAAGCGTTTTATATTGCAAGTACGGGAAGACCCGGACCTGTTTTAGTCGATATTACAAGAGACGCGACAATTGCGACTATGAAAGAAGATAAAATCGATTGGTGCGAAAACATTGATTTACGTTCATACAAACCAAGGTCTGCCGTAAATTTGCGACAAGTAAAAAAAGCGGCGGAGGCAATTAACCACGCCCAAAAACCTATTATATACGCGGGCGGCGGAATTATTCTTGCAAACGCGGAGGCTGAACTCTTGGAATTTGCCGAGAAAACCGAAATTCCCGTTGCGACAACGCTTATGGGTTTGGGCGCGTTTCCTGCAAATCATAAGCAGTATTTGGGAATGCTCGGAATGCACGGAAGCGTTGCGGCGAACAAAGCGCTTCACGACAGCGACCTGATAATCGCAATCGGCGTTCGTTTCGACGACAGAGTGACAGGCAATACCAAGCTCTTCACCGACCGCGGAAGCGCCAAAAAGGCAACGGTTATTCACATTGATATTGACCCTGCGGAAATCTCGAAAATTATAGACGCGTCAATTCCGATAGTGGGCGACGCCAAAATATTTTTGAGCGAATTAAACAAAGAAGTCGAAAAAGGCGATTATTCCGAGTGGGCAAAGAAAATTGGAGAATTAACTCAAAGAGAGCGTTTCAGATATACAAATTGTACTAAAGTAATTAAACCGCAATTTGTTTTGGAAACGCTTTACAAGGAAACAAACGGCGACGCACTCCTTATAACCGACGTGGGACAGCACCAAATGTGGTCGGCACAGTATTATAGTTTCAATTCTCCGCGCAAGTTTCTTTCTTCGGGCGGACTTGGGACGATGGGCTTCGGGCTTCCCGCGGCAATGGGCGCGGCTTGCGGAACAAAAGGAGTAGCGTGGGCGGTTTGCGGCGACGGCGGCGTTCAGATGAATATTCAGGAATTGGCGACAATAAAACTTAACGATATTGCGGTAAAAACCATTGTTCTGAATAACGAATATTTGGGAATGGTACGTCAATGGCAAGGAATGTTTTTCGGAAAACGCTATTCGTCGGTTAATATGAAAGTGCCGTCGTCAGAGCGTTCCGAAGACGGGAGCGCAGGTAAAAAAACGCTTGGCGCCTATATTCCGGACTTTGTAAAACTCGCCGAAAGTTATGGCATTCCCGCCAGAAGAATAACAAATCCGAGCGAAGTTGCGGCGGCAATAAAATGGGCTAACGAAACCGAAGGCGCGGTGTTTTTGGAATTTATGACCGACCCCGAAGAAAACGTTTTGCCGATGATACCCGCAGGACAAACGATTTCGGCAATGATAGAAGACAACTGAAAGGAGAAGAAATGAATAAACAACATACAATTTTGCTTGAAGTGGAAAACCGAAGCGGCGTTTTATCGCGGGTTTCGGGATTGTTTTCGGCTCGCGGATACAATATTTGCTGTTTATCGGCGGTAGAAACCGAAGACAAAACGGTTTCAAAAATGACAATATTCGTTGAAGGCGACGATAAAATAATTGAGCAAATTACAAAACAACTTAACAAACTCGTCGATGTAATAAAAGTTATGGATTACAACGAAAACGAGCGTATTCAGCGCGAATTGCTTTTACTTACGGTAAATGCTCCCGCAATAAAACGTCCCGAAATTACGAGCATTATAGAGATTTTTAAAGGAGCGGTACACGCGGTTTCCGTAAATGAAATGACTATAGAATTAAGCGGTTCCGCCGAAAAATTAGACAAATTTGTAGAGCTTCTGCGACCCTACGGCATTAAGGAAATAGCGCGAAGCGTGCCGATAGTTGTAGCAAAAGCGTTGAAGTGAGTTGATTTTCTGTATATTCGTAGGGGCGGGTTTTAAACCCGCCCGTACACAAATCGCCGTACAAATATCGCAAATATCGCCGCTTTATCGTACATCAATCACTATTCTGAAACCTGTGTTGCTGCTTCTTTGATGTGGAGGGGCGTATGGTCTGTCGGCTACTCGGGCGGACCTTGCAGGGGTGTTAAAACCGCCGCCTTTGGTAATTCGTCCCCGTCCGATTTCGGCTCCCTGCGGATCTACAACTACTGTGTCGGAAACAGTATAGGGACCG
It includes:
- a CDS encoding ABC-F family ATP-binding cassette domain-containing protein, producing MIQISNISKRFSEKLLYENVNLSLQSGNRYALIGNNGTGKTIFLRMLSGLEQADSGNVSFASTFKIGYLPQEQEETGDFTPIEYMLEPFKEMLEFLENPQAHAAADLEKYSEMLDKIHINDVYTLNSRAATILAGLGITNEMQTKNIREFSGGYRMRALLARLLLLSPDFLLLDEPTNHLDMDTVIWLENFLGKFGGGMLIISHDKAFLDRICTHTLEISGKQVIEYKGNVSKYREWRTSQEETEEKRAKNLQEQIDRNERFVERFKSKATKASQAQSRIKLLEKLREELPEQHCFDAKLSFRIPPATPCGSVPFRCENLSIGYENKEKNETKTVLKDFDLTITKGQKIAIIGPNGAGKSTLLKTFASAIKPLGGKFLIGHNAQIRYFSQYRLDMLNPSKTLYETVVEVLGENRPTEVRKLLGSFLFSGNEVQKLVGVCSGGEKSRLSLLLMLIHPGNIILLDEPTNHLDMPSIESVASALAEYDGTIISVSHDENFVNTISDRIIEVRDGFLRDFPGTLTEYREYIEKGWISNVGAGFARPTDKISDNLGRQTLPLQDTKNLDKEDRIKTREEKKKIVRKIDNIEKQIAEQEKKIAQKQQELDDASFANNAKKLVEIQKEIDKLKSEEESLMEEWQEYQVKLELSEKSDC
- a CDS encoding PBECR2 nuclease fold domain-containing protein, coding for MTKENTNNWRNLGLCDLREERVLIEEQPLILEDHKTLEAAFAVLKKVLLCGSKEKIVFTPIGEVKIQEEYLPHIVEKRLDARERYVNFVFPTLTNPYEIWEIREEFVVKRRYISLFNGKRDFMVIIKYFNDGSVFWNMMHCSRKDMNGHRFGNLIYKKTGDK
- a CDS encoding type III pantothenate kinase, coding for MKIIAIDAGNTHLRIAKIDTDFLQNIEIIHSDYEGIFALIEKLQEGENLPISVASVVPRGRELSDKLNECGKKTIFCVREMAKDLQINYAETLGIDRIVDAVAGLALFPERDLVVIDSGTATTVDCVSADRKFLGGFILPGIKITSEAIHEKTALLPKLSPYELRFNEMPNDTFSAVSAGLIADCAGGIEYAIDFCVEKLNKPLIIACGGGWEIVKSFVRREIKAVPELTLAGTAIFGVSVIENN
- the spoVG gene encoding septation regulator SpoVG — its product is MEITEVRITQREGEGRLRGFANITFDDSFVVRGIRIVEGDEGLFVSMPSHRKPDGTYQDIAHPINNETRSIIETRIIGAYNNAVAEGTKAE
- the ilvB gene encoding biosynthetic-type acetolactate synthase large subunit; translated protein: MIQAREMKGSEILIEALRKEKVDVIFGYPGGAVIPIFDAFYDCKDIDVVLTRHEQGAAHAADGYARATGKVGVCLATSGPGATNLVTGIATAYLDSIPMVAITGQVAGALLGTDAFQEADMVGITRSITKHNFLVKDVKDIATTIRKAFYIASTGRPGPVLVDITRDATIATMKEDKIDWCENIDLRSYKPRSAVNLRQVKKAAEAINHAQKPIIYAGGGIILANAEAELLEFAEKTEIPVATTLMGLGAFPANHKQYLGMLGMHGSVAANKALHDSDLIIAIGVRFDDRVTGNTKLFTDRGSAKKATVIHIDIDPAEISKIIDASIPIVGDAKIFLSELNKEVEKGDYSEWAKKIGELTQRERFRYTNCTKVIKPQFVLETLYKETNGDALLITDVGQHQMWSAQYYSFNSPRKFLSSGGLGTMGFGLPAAMGAACGTKGVAWAVCGDGGVQMNIQELATIKLNDIAVKTIVLNNEYLGMVRQWQGMFFGKRYSSVNMKVPSSERSEDGSAGKKTLGAYIPDFVKLAESYGIPARRITNPSEVAAAIKWANETEGAVFLEFMTDPEENVLPMIPAGQTISAMIEDN
- the ilvN gene encoding acetolactate synthase small subunit → MNKQHTILLEVENRSGVLSRVSGLFSARGYNICCLSAVETEDKTVSKMTIFVEGDDKIIEQITKQLNKLVDVIKVMDYNENERIQRELLLLTVNAPAIKRPEITSIIEIFKGAVHAVSVNEMTIELSGSAEKLDKFVELLRPYGIKEIARSVPIVVAKALK